Proteins found in one Sorghum bicolor cultivar BTx623 chromosome 1, Sorghum_bicolor_NCBIv3, whole genome shotgun sequence genomic segment:
- the LOC8085502 gene encoding ABC transporter C family MRP4 — MPPSFPSLPLPEAAAAAAHAALLALAALLLLLRAARSLASRCASCLKAPRRRGGPAVVVGAGAGAGGALAATSAGAWHRAVLASCAYALLAQVAVLSYEVAVAGSRVAAGALLLPAVQAVSWAALLALALQARAVGWARFPALVRVWWVVSFALCVVIAYDDSRRLIGDGARAVDYAHMVANFASVPALGFLCLVGVMGSTGLELEFMEDENGLHEPLLLGRQRREAEEELGCLRVTPYSDAGILSLATLSWLSPLLSVGAQRPLELADIPLLAHKDRAKSCYKVMSAHYERQRLEHPGREPSLTWAILKSFWREAAVNGTFAAVNTIVSYVGPYLISYFVDYLSGNIAFPHEGYILASIFFVAKLLETLTARQWYLGVDIMGIHVKSGLTAMVYRKGLRLSNASRQSHTSGEIVNYMAVDVQRVGDYAWYFHDIWMLPLQIILALAILYKNVGIAMVSTLVATALSIAASVPVAKLQEHYQDKLMASKDERMRKTSECLKNMRILKLQAWEDRYRLQLEEMRNVECRWLRWALYSQAAVTFVFWSSPIFVAVITFGTCILLGGQLTAGGVLSALATFRILQEPLRNFPDLISMMAQTRVSLDRLSHFLQQEELPDDATINVPQSSTDKAIDIKNGAFSWNPYSLTPTLSDIQLSVVRGMRVAVCGVIGSGKSSLLSSILGEIPKLCGHVRISGTAAYVPQTAWIQSGNIEENILFGSPMDRQRYKRVIAACCLKKDLELLQYGDQTVIGDRGINLSGGQKQRVQLARALYQDADIYLLDDPFSAVDAHTGSELFKEYILSALATKTVIYVTHQVEFLPAADLILVLKDGHITQAGKYDDLLQAGTDFNALVSAHKEAIETMDIFEDSDGDTVSSIPNKRLTPSISNIDNLKNKVCENGQPSNARGIKEKKKKEERKKKRTVQEEERERGRVSSKVYLSYMGEAYKGTLIPLIILAQTMFQVLQIASNWWMAWANPQTEGDAPKTDSVVLLVVYMSLAFGSSLFVFVRSLLVATFGLAAAQKLFIKMLRCVFRAPMSFFDTTPSGRILNRVSVDQSVVDLDIAFRLGGFASTTIQLLGIVAVMSKVTWQVLILIVPMAIACMWMQRYYIASSRELTRILSVQKSPVIHLFSESIAGAATIRGFGQEKRFMKRNLYLLDCFARPLFSSLAAIEWLCLRMELLSTFVFAFCMAILVSFPPGTIEPSMAGLAVTYGLNLNARMSRWILSFCKLENRIISVERIYQYCKLPSEAPLIIENCRPPSSWPHNGSIELIDLKVRYKDDLPLVLHGVSCMFPGGKKIGIVGRTGSGKSTLIQALFRLIEPTGGKIIIDDIDISAIGLHDLRSRLSIIPQDPTLFEGTIRMNLDPLEECADQEIWEALEKCQLGEVIRSKEEKLDSPVLENGDNWSVGQRQLIALGRALLKQAKILVLDEATASVDTATDNLIQKIIRSEFKDCTVCTIAHRIPTVIDSDLVLVLSDGKIAEFDTPQKLLEDKSSMFMQLVSEYSTRSSCI; from the exons ATGCCGCCCTCCTTTCCTTCCCTCCCGCTCccggaggccgccgccgccgccgcccacgccGCGCTGCTCGCGCTCGCCGCCCTCCTGCTCCTACTCCGCGCCGCGCGCTCGCTCGCCTCCCGCTGCGCCTCATGCCTCaaggcgccgcgccgccgcggggGCCCCGCCGTCGTCgtgggcgccggcgccggcgcaggCGGCGCCCTCGCGGCGACGAGCGCCGGCGCCTGGCACAGGGCCGTGCTGGCGTCCTGCGCCTACGCCCTGCTCGCGCAGGTCGCCGTGCTGAGCTACGAGGTGGCCGTGGCCGGCTCGCGCGTCGCGGCGGGGGCGCTGCTGCTGCCGGCCGTGCAGGCGGTGTCCTGGGCTGCGCTGCTCGCGCTCGCGTTGCAGGCCCGCGCCGTCGGCTGGGCCAGGTTCCCGGCGCTGGTGCGGGTCTGGTGGGTGGTCTCCTTCGCGCTCTGCGTTGTCATTGCGTACGACGACTCTAGGCGCCTCATAGGCGACGGGGCGCGCGCTGTGGATTACGCGCACATGGTTGCCAACTTCGCGTCCGTGCCGGCCCTCGGCTTCCTGTGCTTGGTTGGTGTCATGGGTTCCACAGGTTTGGAATTGGAGTTTATGGAGGATGAGAACGGTCTGCATGAGCCGCTGCTGCTCGGCAGGCAGCGCAGAGAGGCAGAGGAGGAGCTCGGGTGTCTGAGGGTCACTCCTTACAGTGATGCTGGGATCCTCAGCCTTGCAACATTGTCTTGGCTTAGTCCGTTGCTCTCCGTTGGTGCGCAGCGGCCACTTGAGTTGGCTGACATACCCTTGCTGGCGCACAAGGACCGTGCAAAGTCATGCTATAAGGTGATGAGCGCTCACTACGAGCGCCAGCGGCTAGAACACCCTGGTAGGGAGCCATCACTGACATGGGCAATACTCAAGTCGTTCTGGCGAGAGGCTGCGGTCAATGGTACTTTTGCTGCTGTCAACACAATCGTGTCATATGTTGGCCCTTACTTGATCAGCTATTTTGTGGACTATCTCAGTGGCAACATTGCTTTCCCCCATGAAGGTTACATCCTTGCCTCCATATTTTTTGTAGCAAAATTGCTTGAGACACTCACTGCCCGACAGTGGTACTTGGGTGTGGACATCATGGGAATCCATGTCAAGTCTGGGCTCACTGCCATGGTGTATAGGAAGGGTCTCCGACTGTCAAACGCCTCACGACAGAGCCACACGAGTGGTGAGATTGTGAATTACATGGCCGTCGATGTGCAGCGTGTGGGGGACTATGCATGGTATTTTCATGACATCTGGATGCTTCCCCTGCAGATCATTCTTGCTCTCGCCATCCTGTACAAGAACGTCGGGATCGCCATGGTTTCAACATTGGTAGCAACTGCGTTATCGATCGCAGCCTCTGTTCCTGTGGCGAAGCTGCAGGAGCACTACCAAGATAAGTTGATGGCATCAAAAGATGAGCGCATGCGCAAGACTTCAGAGTGCTTGAAAAATATGAGGATTTTGAAGCTTCAGGCATGGGAGGATCGGTACCGCCTGCAGTTGGAAGAGATGAGGAACGTGGAATGCAGGTGGCTTCGGTGGGCTCTGTACTCACAGGCTGCAGTTACATTTGTTTTCTGGAGCTCGCCGATCTTTGTTGCAGTCATAACTTTCGGGACATGCATATTACTCGGTGGCCAGCTCACTGCAGGAGGGGTTCTTTCTGCTTTGGCAACGTTTAGGATCCTCCAAGAGCCTCTGAGGAACTTCCCAGATCTCATATCTATGATGGCACAGACAAGGGTGTCTTTGGACCGTTTGTCTCATTTTCTGCAGCAAGAAGAACTGCCAGATGATGCAACTATAAATGTTCCACAAAGTAGTACAGACAAGGCAATCGATATTAAGAATGGTGCATTCTCTTGGAACCCATACTCTCTGACCCCTACACTTTCTGATATACAGCTTAGTGTAGTGAGAGGCATGAGAGTAGCAGTCTGTGGTGTCATTGGTTCTGGCAAATCAAGTCTACTATCGTCTATACTTGGGGAGATACCCAAATTATGTGGTCAT GTCAGGATAAGTGGCACAGCAGCGTATGTTCCTCAGACTGCCTGGATACAGTCTGGAAACATCGAGGAGAATATTCTATTTGGCAGTCCAATGGATAGACAACGTTACAAGAGAGTCATTGCAGCTTGCTGTCTGAAGAAAGATCTTGAGCTGCTCCAATATGGAGATCAGACTGTTATTGGTGATAGAGGCATTAATTTGAGTGGAGGTCAGAAACAAAGAGTTCAACTTGCTAGAGCACTCTACCAAGATGCTGACATTTATTTGCTTGATGACCCCTTCAGTGCTGTCGATGCTCATACTGGGAGCGAACTGTTTAAG GAGTATATATTGAGCGCACTAGCAACCAAAACAGTAATCTACGTAACCCATCAAGTTGAGTTTCTACCAGCTGCTGACCTGATATTG GTTCTTAAGGATGGACATATCACACAAGCTGGAAAGTATGATGATCTTCTGCAAGCTGGAACTGATTTCAATGCTCTGGTTTCTGCTCATAAGGAAGCTATTGAAACCATGGACATCTTTGAAGATTCTGATGGTGATACAGTTTCTTCTATTCCCAACAAAAGACTGACACCAAGTATTAGTAATATTGATAACCTGAAAAACAAGGTGTGCGAAAATGGTCAACCATCTAATGCAAGGGGAATtaaggaaaaaaagaagaaagaagagcgTAAGAAGAAGCGTACTGTTCAGGAGGAGGAAAGGGAACGTGGAAGAGTGAGCTCAAAAGTTTATTTGTCATACATGGGGGAAGCTTACAAAGGTACACTGATACCGCTAATTATCTTGGCTCAAACCATGTTCCAAGTTCTTCAGATTGCGAGCAACTGGTGGATGGCGTGGGCAAACCCACAAACAGAAGGAGATGCCCCCAAGACAGATAGTGTGGTCCTTCTGGTTGTTTATATGTCCCTTGCTTTTGGGAGTTCATTATTTGTGTTTGTGAGAAGCCTTCTTGTGGCTACGTTTGGTTTAGCAGCTGCCCAGAAGCTTTTTATAAAAATGCTTAGGTGTGTCTTTCGAGCTCCAATGTCATTCTTTGACACCACACCATCTGGTCGGATTTTGAACCGA GTTTCTGTAGATCAAAGTGTTGTGGACCTTGATATAGCATTCAGACTTGGTGGATTTGCATCAACGACAATTCAACTCCTTGGAATTGTTGCTGTCATGAGCAAAGTCACATGGCAAGTTCTAATTCTTATAGTTCCCATGGCTATCGCATGCATGTGGATGCAG AGGTATTATATTGCTTCATCAAGGGAACTGACTAGGATTTTGAGTGTCCAGAAGTCTCCAGTTATCCATTTGTTTAGTGAATCAATTGCTGGTGCTGCTACAATAAGAGGCTTTGGTCAAGAGAAACGGTTTATGAAAAGGAATCTCTACCTTCTTGACTGTTTTGCTCGGCCTTTATTTTCCAGCCTTGCTGCTATTGAATGGCTCTGCCTGCGAATGGAATTGTTGTCAACTTTCGTCTTTGCTTTCTGCATGGCAATACTTGTGAGCTTTCCTCCTGGCACAATCGAACCAA GTATGGCTGGCCTCGCTGTCACATATGGACTTAATTTAAATGCTCGCATGTCAAGGTGGATATTGAGCTTCTGTAAACTAGAAAACAGGATAATCTCTGTTGAACGCATTTATCAATATTGCAAGCTTCCTAGTGAAGCACCACTGATTATTGAGAATTGCCGTCCACCATCATCATGGCCTCACAATGGAAGCATTGAACTGATTGATCTCAAG GTCCGCTACAAGGATGATCTACCATTAGTTCTTCATGGTGTAAGTTGTATGTTTCCGGGCGGGAAAAAGATTGGGATTGTAGGGCGTACCGGAAGTGGTAAATCTACCCTTATTCAGGCCCTTTTCCGCCTAATTGAACCCACTGGAGGGAAGATTATAATTGACGACATTGACATTTCTGCAATTGGCCTTCATGATCTGCGGTCACGGTTGAGTATCATCCCTCAAGACCCTACATTGTTTGAGGGTACTATCAGAATGAATCTTGATCCTCTTGAAGAGTGTGCTGATCAAGAAATTTGGGAG GCACTAGAAAAGTGTCAGCTAGGAGAGGTCATTCGTTCCAAGGAAGAGAAACTTGACAGTCCAG